CACGACCGTCGCCGTGTTGCTGCCATCGTTGGTCTTCACATCAACGAGGAACACGTCCTCATAGCTGTCGAGGTCGGAGTTCTCACCCGCATTACTGAGGATCATGATTGCCATCATCCGATGGCTCTCACTCATGTCCTCATCGACTCGCTTGAGATCGCTGTCGACACCCTGCTCGCCGACGCCCCAGATCGCGCCGACTTCCTCCCTCGCGTTCCAGCCCGCCTTGTGGTCCGCGGAGGTGCATCCTACGAGTACGAGCGAGGCGATCGCAAACGCTAAGATGACCGACCTGACCACCATGACCGAACCCCCATCCCTGTGAAGCGACCTGTCGGAATCTACCCTCAGGCGACCGTCTGCTCGCTGCCTGAGCCCCTCCTCCTGATATGCGACGCTTCGTCTGCGTCTAACGCATCTGCGCATCAGCAGCGAACGAGCGGCTGCATATCAGACTAGCGCGTGCGTGAGTCGGCTGGAAGCGCTTGTTAGGCCGGGCTCGAGCGCAGCTCATCGGAGTCGATCAGTTCGCTACCGCGTCTTACCGTGAGGATCTCGACCCGCTCCCCTACATCATAGAAGACGCGGTACGACTCGAAGACAAGCTCGCGCGCGTCGTCCGCGTCAACGTCACGAGCAGGTTTGCCACTCAGCGGGAACGCCGCAAGCTGCGCATCGACATGGGCGAAGAGGCGCTCGACCCACTCCCCGGCGGCAGCCGGGCTGTCTTGGGCGATGTAGGTCGCGATCTCGACCACGCGGTCGATCGCGCGCGGCGACCAGATCACCCGCATCTTAGGCAAGTCTGCCGAGGACCCGTGCCTTGGCTTCATCGTGTGAGACGCCCTCGCCGGCCGCAAGCTGTGCCCGCGAGGCAGCGATGTCATCGATGGTCTCGAGCCGGTCGCGCATCGCCGAGTACTCCGCGATGTCGACGACGACCA
The sequence above is drawn from the Anaerosoma tenue genome and encodes:
- a CDS encoding type II toxin-antitoxin system Phd/YefM family antitoxin, translating into MRPLKLDEDIRPLSEFRAEIASFVKQVNDTKRPLVLTQHGRGAVVVVDIAEYSAMRDRLETIDDIAASRAQLAAGEGVSHDEAKARVLGRLA
- a CDS encoding type II toxin-antitoxin system RelE/ParE family toxin, which gives rise to MKPRHGSSADLPKMRVIWSPRAIDRVVEIATYIAQDSPAAAGEWVERLFAHVDAQLAAFPLSGKPARDVDADDARELVFESYRVFYDVGERVEILTVRRGSELIDSDELRSSPA